The following are encoded in a window of Impatiens glandulifera chromosome 5, dImpGla2.1, whole genome shotgun sequence genomic DNA:
- the LOC124937929 gene encoding U-box domain-containing protein 3, with protein sequence MMEEEEAEETWNHKKQVLMEEVAFRLVNGDLDAKIQAAREIRTLVRRSSTNARSKIAASGVLQPLISMLTISNIDAREASLLALLNLAVRNERNKVSIVMSGAISPLVELLKIQQNNLREIATAAILTLSSAPSNKPTIIASGAIPLLVQILRSGNIQGRVDAVTALHNLFAFSPDNPNVIILDSKAACPLINLLKECKKNSKFAEKATALIEILCQSEEGLLAVAMSDGGILALVETVEDGSKVSMENAVGALLLLCESCRDKYRELILKEGAIPGLLWMTAEGTAKAQERARKLLDMLRVDKSSPEKITSAESAKMILQDMVHRSMKNMQLRDVGSEVVNS encoded by the exons TAAGAAGCAAGTTCTAATGGAAGAAGTGGCTTTCAGGCTCGTCAACGGCGATCTTGACGCTAAGATTCAGGCCGCCAGAGAAATCAGAACGCTCGTTAGGAGATCTTCCACTAATGCTCGCTCTAAGATCGCCGCCTCCGGTGTTTTACAGCCTCTCATCTCGATGCTCACCATTTCCAATATCGACGCCCGTGAAGCTTCTCTCCTCGCACTACTCAATCTCGCCGTCAGAAATGAAAG AAACAAGGTCAGCATAGTGATGTCTGGTGCAATTAGTCCGCTTGTTGAGCTGCTCAAAATCCAGCAAAACAACTTAAGAGAAATAGCTACAGCTGCAATATTAACCCTCTCATCCGCACCATCAAACAAACCGACTATAATAGCTTCTGGTGCCATTCCTCTTCTAGTTCAGATACTCCGGTCAGGAAACATTCAAGGACGAGTCGATGCAGTCACAGCTCTTCACAATCTCTTCGCTTTTTCTCCAGATAACCCTAATGTCATCATCCTAGATTCCAAAGCTGCTTGTCCTCTCATCAATCTGCTTaaggaatgcaagaagaattcgAAATTTGCTGAAAAAGCAACAGCCTTAATTGAGATTCTTTGTCAATCAGAAGAAGGATTACTAGCAGTTGCGATGTCTGATGGTGGGATTTTAGCTTTGGTGGAAACTGTTGAGGATGGATCTAAGGTGAGCATGGAGAATGCTGTGGGAGCTTTGTTATTATTATGTGAGAGTTGTCGAGATAAATATAGGGAACTCATTCTCAAAGAGGGTGCAATACCTGGACTGCTATGGATGACTGCTGAAGGCACGGCTAAAGCTCAGGAGAGAGCTCGGAAGCTTCTGGACATGCTCAGAGTTGACAAGTCTTCTCCTGAGAAGATTACATCTGCTGAATCAGCAAAGATGATCTTGCAAGATATGGTTCACAGAAGCATGAAGAATATGCAGTTGAGAGATGTTGGTTCAGAAGTCGTTAATAGTTAA